The following are encoded in a window of Roseimaritima ulvae genomic DNA:
- a CDS encoding sugar ABC transporter ATP-binding protein → MTDSSVSSPPPRMRVAAVSKRFPGVQALRAVSLDVLPGEVLAVIGENGAGKSTLMKIMAGIQPPDEGQLLLDGQSVQFSTPANAIHSGVALIHQELNLAENLSVAENVFLGREPRRLGMLRRGEMRDRAAEHLQQVGLDIDPTMPLADLPLAGQQLVEIAKALSADARLVIMDEPTSSLSARETDRLFTVVENLRSRGVSIVYISHRLAEVERLADRVEVLRDGANVGTLVGEQITHDAMVTRMVGRDLSQFFPHTPHTPGEVRLDVRQLCVATAPRHRVDLQVRAGEVVAIAGLVGAGRTELIETIFGIRKPLSGTATVDGQPLVAGSVRENIRRGIALVTEDRKSTGLLLDSSVRDNMTLAALVDAPAAPWTSPAWQQQQTARLVDQLGVRTASQQTTIATLSGGNQQKVALGKWLLRQPAVLMLDEPTRGVDIGAKHEIYELIEQLSADGVAVLFVSSEMEEVLGMADRVLVMHDGRIAGELAREAMSEEALMKLAVGTASLKSESPRQGAKSNGAEHGRVEE, encoded by the coding sequence ATGACTGACTCTTCCGTTTCTTCTCCGCCGCCTCGTATGCGGGTGGCGGCGGTCAGCAAACGCTTTCCGGGCGTGCAAGCGCTGCGAGCGGTTTCGTTGGACGTGCTGCCGGGCGAAGTCCTGGCGGTGATCGGTGAAAATGGTGCCGGCAAGAGCACACTGATGAAAATCATGGCGGGCATCCAACCGCCGGACGAAGGCCAATTGCTGCTCGATGGCCAGAGCGTCCAGTTCTCCACGCCGGCCAACGCGATCCACAGCGGCGTCGCGTTGATCCACCAGGAATTGAACTTGGCCGAAAACCTATCGGTCGCGGAGAACGTGTTTTTGGGTCGCGAACCGCGGCGACTGGGAATGCTGCGACGCGGCGAAATGCGGGACCGCGCGGCCGAACATCTGCAACAGGTGGGCTTGGACATTGATCCCACCATGCCCCTGGCCGACTTGCCGCTGGCCGGTCAGCAGTTGGTGGAGATCGCCAAAGCCCTCTCCGCCGACGCTCGCTTGGTGATCATGGACGAGCCGACCAGCAGTCTGTCGGCGCGGGAAACGGACCGGCTGTTCACGGTCGTCGAAAATCTCCGCAGCCGCGGCGTCAGCATCGTGTATATCAGCCACCGCTTGGCCGAAGTCGAACGTTTGGCCGACCGTGTGGAAGTCCTCCGCGACGGTGCCAACGTAGGCACGCTGGTCGGCGAGCAGATCACGCATGACGCGATGGTCACGCGGATGGTCGGCCGCGACTTAAGCCAGTTTTTTCCGCACACGCCGCACACGCCTGGCGAGGTACGCCTGGACGTTCGGCAGTTATGCGTCGCCACCGCCCCCCGCCACCGCGTCGACTTGCAAGTTCGCGCGGGCGAAGTCGTGGCGATCGCGGGACTGGTGGGCGCGGGCCGCACGGAATTGATCGAAACCATTTTTGGGATCCGCAAACCGCTCTCCGGCACCGCCACGGTCGACGGTCAGCCGTTGGTCGCCGGATCGGTGCGTGAGAACATTCGCCGCGGCATTGCGTTGGTCACCGAAGACCGCAAGTCGACCGGCTTGCTGCTCGATTCCTCGGTCCGCGATAACATGACGCTGGCCGCCCTGGTCGACGCCCCGGCCGCTCCCTGGACCTCACCGGCCTGGCAGCAACAGCAGACGGCTCGACTGGTCGACCAACTGGGCGTCCGCACCGCCTCGCAACAAACCACCATCGCCACGCTGTCGGGCGGCAACCAGCAAAAGGTAGCTCTCGGTAAATGGCTGCTCCGCCAACCCGCCGTGCTGATGTTGGACGAACCGACTCGCGGCGTCGACATCGGCGCCAAACACGAAATCTACGAACTGATCGAACAACTTTCCGCCGACGGCGTCGCGGTGCTGTTTGTGTCGAGCGAAATGGAAGAGGTGCTGGGGATGGCCGATCGCGTGCTGGTGATGCACGACGGCCGGATCGCCGGCGAACTGGCTCGTGAGGCGATGAGCGAAGAGGCGTTGATGAAGTTAGCCGTGGGCACGGCGTCGTTGAAATCCGAATCGCCCCGGCAGGGGGCGAAGTCAAACGGAGCCGAACACGGCCGCGTTGAGGAATAA
- a CDS encoding ABC transporter permease — translation MRFKNLGIFVLLLVIIVLTTSLNGLFADPGNIRVLIRDTSLYGLISIGVAFVIITGGIDLSIGSLIALSGVIFITVGDIQKFEVDYQSTVVASATLADPDDAENRFSGVRLAASLPAVRAGDQLKTDAGVWIVAGAQRHEGQRWLRLSGVADPPPQAGAAAALLRGGQPLRHVVTVHRSPWVCVAAVLGFCALVGLLHGVLIAWGRLQPFVVTLCGLLIYRGMARILSDDTAKGFGDAMGGFTAFVGGPAFQFPLPLAGRIAGTDEAWISWIEFPWTGVLLALVTVLSWVFLYKTVYGRHLLALGQNEQAALYSGIATRRLTVLAYVVCSTLAGLAGILFLVDWTTMAPSTAGNFYELYAIAAAVLGGCSLRGGQGALLGVIAGAAVMRCLYKSIDLLGIGKEWEFVVIGTALFAGVVFDEAVRRWSVRKQLAAKAAAS, via the coding sequence ATGCGTTTTAAAAATCTGGGCATCTTCGTCCTGTTGTTGGTGATCATCGTGCTGACCACTTCCCTGAACGGCTTGTTTGCCGATCCAGGCAACATCCGCGTGCTGATCCGCGACACCAGTTTGTATGGATTGATTTCGATCGGCGTGGCATTTGTGATCATCACCGGCGGCATCGACCTCTCGATCGGCTCATTGATCGCATTGTCTGGCGTGATTTTTATCACCGTCGGCGACATACAAAAATTCGAAGTGGACTACCAATCCACGGTTGTCGCGTCCGCTACACTCGCCGATCCCGACGATGCGGAGAACCGCTTCAGCGGAGTCCGGTTGGCCGCTTCCTTGCCGGCGGTGCGAGCGGGCGACCAGCTGAAAACCGATGCCGGCGTGTGGATCGTCGCCGGTGCCCAACGACACGAGGGCCAGCGCTGGCTGCGGCTCAGCGGGGTCGCTGATCCGCCGCCGCAAGCCGGAGCAGCCGCGGCGTTGCTTCGCGGAGGGCAGCCGCTGCGGCACGTGGTCACGGTACATCGCAGCCCCTGGGTCTGCGTAGCCGCCGTGCTGGGATTCTGCGCCTTGGTCGGACTGCTGCATGGCGTGCTGATCGCCTGGGGACGGCTGCAACCCTTTGTAGTCACGCTGTGCGGTTTGCTGATCTATCGCGGCATGGCGCGGATTCTGTCGGACGACACGGCCAAGGGTTTTGGTGATGCAATGGGAGGTTTCACGGCGTTTGTCGGGGGCCCGGCGTTTCAGTTTCCGCTGCCGCTGGCGGGCCGCATCGCCGGCACCGACGAGGCCTGGATCAGCTGGATCGAATTCCCTTGGACCGGCGTCTTGCTGGCCTTGGTGACGGTGCTGTCCTGGGTGTTCCTGTACAAAACCGTGTACGGGCGCCACCTGCTGGCTCTGGGGCAGAACGAGCAAGCGGCGTTGTACAGCGGCATCGCCACGCGGCGGCTGACCGTGCTGGCTTACGTCGTCTGTTCCACGCTAGCGGGATTGGCCGGGATCCTATTTCTGGTCGACTGGACGACCATGGCCCCCAGCACGGCCGGCAATTTTTATGAACTCTACGCCATCGCCGCAGCCGTCCTGGGCGGCTGTTCGCTGAGGGGAGGGCAGGGCGCCCTATTGGGGGTGATCGCCGGAGCCGCGGTGATGCGATGCCTGTACAAATCGATCGATTTGCTGGGGATCGGCAAAGAATGGGAGTTCGTGGTGATCGGGACGGCCCTGTTCGCCGGCGTGGTGTTCGACGAAGCCGTCCGCCGCTGGTCCGTCCGCAAGCAACTGGCGGCCAAAGCGGCCGCCTCGTAG
- a CDS encoding DEAD/DEAH box helicase, with amino-acid sequence MDKPSGDQPTRFKDLDLSPVMQAALKKAGFANATPIQAELIPLALDGLDVIGQARTGTGKTAAFGIPILEQLDSLEECRDPQALIVVPTRELADQVGRELERLAVGVPTEISVLAGGKNMNRQLRHLNNGVQIVVGTPGRVHDHIQRGTLRTDKIWCAVLDEADRMLDIGFRPQIERILRRCPRDRQTLLLSATLSSTVRRLAESYMYKPEVIDCSKDEMSVETIEQRYFTVAQDRKVKLLLRLLEREKPEQAIVFCRTKRGVDRLQRTLAREFDSVGCIHGDMQQRERDRVMQSVRDRKLKVLVATDVVGRGIDVSTISHIVNFDIPQDCDDYVHRVGRTGRMGRDGVAFTFIVPGEGEFLTSVEQRINKELERDSMEGFEAVEPPPKPVVKEEPDSDQPKRKKLNPMNRKRPRRR; translated from the coding sequence ATGGACAAGCCTTCGGGTGACCAACCCACGCGGTTCAAAGACCTCGACCTATCTCCGGTAATGCAAGCCGCCTTAAAGAAGGCCGGATTTGCTAACGCTACGCCGATTCAAGCTGAACTAATCCCGCTTGCCTTGGATGGTTTGGATGTGATCGGGCAAGCCCGAACGGGTACGGGCAAAACCGCCGCTTTCGGAATCCCCATCCTCGAACAACTCGATTCGCTGGAAGAATGCCGCGATCCGCAAGCGCTGATCGTCGTCCCCACCCGCGAATTGGCCGACCAAGTGGGGCGTGAACTGGAACGTTTGGCTGTCGGCGTGCCCACGGAAATCAGCGTGCTGGCCGGTGGCAAAAACATGAACCGCCAGCTGCGGCACCTGAACAATGGTGTCCAGATCGTGGTCGGCACCCCCGGCCGCGTGCACGATCATATCCAACGCGGCACCTTGCGAACCGACAAAATTTGGTGTGCGGTGCTGGACGAAGCCGACCGCATGTTGGACATCGGTTTCCGGCCCCAGATCGAACGCATCCTGCGGCGTTGCCCGCGAGACCGCCAGACGCTGCTGCTGTCCGCGACGCTCTCGTCCACCGTTCGCCGGTTGGCCGAATCGTACATGTACAAGCCCGAGGTCATCGACTGCAGCAAAGACGAGATGTCCGTCGAGACGATCGAGCAGCGGTACTTTACGGTCGCTCAAGACCGCAAAGTCAAATTGCTGCTACGGTTGCTGGAACGCGAAAAACCGGAGCAAGCGATCGTGTTCTGCCGCACCAAACGCGGCGTGGATCGGTTGCAACGGACGCTGGCCCGGGAATTCGATTCGGTGGGCTGTATCCACGGCGACATGCAGCAACGCGAACGCGACCGAGTGATGCAATCGGTGCGCGACCGCAAACTCAAAGTGCTGGTCGCCACCGACGTGGTCGGCCGTGGGATCGACGTCAGCACGATTTCGCACATCGTCAACTTTGACATTCCCCAAGACTGCGACGACTATGTGCATCGCGTGGGGCGAACCGGACGAATGGGCCGCGACGGCGTGGCGTTTACGTTTATCGTGCCCGGCGAAGGCGAATTTTTGACCTCGGTCGAGCAGCGGATCAACAAAGAACTCGAACGCGACTCGATGGAAGGTTTCGAAGCCGTCGAGCCGCCGCCGAAACCGGTTGTCAAAGAGGAACCGGATTCCGACCAGCCCAAACGCAAAAAGCTGAACCCGATGAACCGCAAACGCCCCCGCCGCCGTTAG
- a CDS encoding aldo/keto reductase, producing MLPTRTLGKTNLQVTQLGYGSMGLRGPKTWGVRVVDEADAEAFLNRVLDAGINFIDTAPDYGIAEQRIGRYLSARRDEYFLATKCGCVYTQHDDHLEIDHQWNADVIRGNLETSLERMQTDYVDLLQFHGGDAETLQREGLIDLLEDFRRQGLVRFIGVSSKLPNVDGLIELGVFDSFQMPYSCLAPEHSDAMQRAADSGAGVIVRGGIAHGGPDAEIERPALNEVWQRAALDELLPEGMTRAVFLLRATLSHPACDTTIVGTCNPEHLKENLTAAEAGPLPEELLAELAARVQAVA from the coding sequence ATGCTTCCCACTCGAACGCTCGGAAAAACCAACTTGCAAGTCACTCAACTAGGCTACGGCAGCATGGGGCTGCGGGGACCCAAGACCTGGGGCGTGCGCGTGGTAGACGAAGCCGATGCCGAGGCGTTCCTGAACCGAGTGCTAGACGCCGGGATCAATTTCATCGACACCGCACCGGACTACGGCATCGCCGAGCAGCGGATCGGTCGTTACCTCTCCGCCCGCCGTGACGAATATTTTCTGGCCACCAAGTGCGGCTGCGTCTACACCCAGCACGATGACCATCTGGAAATCGATCATCAGTGGAACGCCGACGTGATCCGCGGCAATCTGGAAACCAGTCTGGAGCGGATGCAGACCGACTACGTCGATCTGTTGCAGTTTCACGGCGGCGACGCCGAGACGCTGCAGCGCGAAGGGCTGATCGACTTGCTGGAGGATTTTCGGCGACAAGGGTTGGTGCGGTTCATCGGCGTGTCCAGCAAACTGCCCAACGTCGACGGGCTGATCGAGCTGGGCGTGTTCGACAGCTTTCAGATGCCCTATTCCTGCCTGGCTCCCGAGCACAGCGACGCGATGCAGCGAGCGGCCGACAGCGGCGCCGGGGTGATCGTGCGGGGCGGCATCGCTCACGGCGGTCCCGACGCCGAAATTGAGCGGCCGGCGCTGAACGAGGTCTGGCAGCGAGCCGCTTTGGACGAGCTGTTGCCCGAGGGCATGACGCGAGCCGTCTTCCTGCTGCGGGCTACGCTGTCGCATCCAGCGTGCGACACCACGATCGTGGGCACCTGCAACCCCGAGCATCTGAAAGAAAACCTGACCGCAGCCGAAGCCGGGCCGTTGCCAGAAGAGCTGTTGGCCGAGCTAGCCGCCCGCGTGCAAGCCGTAGCCTAG
- the treZ gene encoding malto-oligosyltrehalose trehalohydrolase: MKNTALGPRFHDDGTVTFRVWAPACESLQLQWFESAAEQALAMQRGDGGVFTLRVEAEAGRRYWFRLPGGALRPDPASRFQPDGVHGPSQLIDEDSFAWTDSDFRGVTKQQMVLYELHVGAYTAAGSYDALIERFDEMLALGINAIELMPVVETAGKHNWGYDGVNLFAPRNSYGTPDELRRLVNAAHQAGLSVILDVVYNHFGAEGNYLHEFGGYVSQSHTTPWGDAPNFDESGSDTMRRFIVDNALYWIESFHFDGLRLDAIHCMADRSETHVVHEIGQAFAELQSRTDRPLHLIAESNIYDPELLQPLESGGHGFDAIWCDDFLHSVSAILRPDEQLSSRQYRRHDDLDLTLRRGFVYHQTLGSERLRIADDEPVAEVPIESLILSIQNHDFVGNHPDGKRLHQWTSLEAHKAAAALMLVYPAIPMLFMGEESAADQPFFFFTDFGDEPLRQAVEQGRQREYPQHDWTNAASPLSLAAFQRSKLESESAAAMDMRAWYRQLITLRLDWQQRGMMAAENMTASWSETDSLATVTYRNQDQSLFALIRLHAPDETPPAIAVDIDGEVLLSNACTPQPENLNRWSIERYSVLIGRGSTSAFPG; the protein is encoded by the coding sequence ATGAAAAACACAGCCTTGGGTCCCCGATTTCATGATGATGGTACGGTCACATTTCGCGTTTGGGCGCCGGCCTGCGAGTCGCTGCAGTTGCAGTGGTTCGAATCCGCCGCCGAGCAGGCGTTGGCGATGCAGCGTGGCGACGGCGGCGTGTTTACGCTGCGGGTCGAAGCGGAGGCCGGACGTCGTTACTGGTTTCGCCTGCCCGGGGGGGCACTCCGCCCCGACCCGGCCAGTCGCTTTCAGCCCGATGGCGTGCACGGCCCCTCGCAATTGATCGACGAGGACTCCTTCGCCTGGACGGACAGCGACTTCCGCGGCGTGACGAAGCAGCAGATGGTGCTGTACGAATTGCACGTGGGGGCGTATACCGCCGCGGGGTCATACGACGCGCTGATCGAGCGATTCGACGAAATGCTCGCGCTGGGGATCAACGCGATCGAATTGATGCCCGTGGTGGAAACGGCGGGAAAGCACAATTGGGGCTACGACGGGGTGAACCTGTTCGCGCCGCGAAACTCCTACGGCACCCCGGACGAGCTGCGACGGCTGGTCAACGCGGCTCACCAAGCGGGCCTGAGTGTGATCCTGGATGTGGTCTACAACCACTTCGGCGCCGAAGGCAATTACCTGCACGAGTTCGGTGGCTATGTTTCCCAATCGCACACGACGCCCTGGGGGGACGCTCCCAATTTTGACGAATCCGGCAGCGATACGATGCGGCGGTTCATCGTGGACAACGCCCTGTACTGGATCGAATCGTTTCATTTCGACGGCCTGCGTTTGGACGCCATTCACTGCATGGCCGACCGCAGCGAGACGCATGTAGTACACGAAATTGGTCAAGCTTTTGCCGAGCTGCAAAGTCGCACCGATCGCCCGTTGCACCTGATCGCCGAAAGCAATATTTACGATCCGGAACTGCTGCAGCCGCTGGAGTCTGGCGGCCACGGTTTTGATGCCATCTGGTGTGACGATTTTTTACACAGCGTGTCGGCGATTTTGCGGCCCGATGAGCAGCTGTCGAGTCGTCAGTATCGGCGGCATGATGATTTAGACCTGACTTTGCGGCGCGGGTTTGTGTATCACCAAACGTTGGGCAGCGAGCGGCTGCGGATCGCGGACGACGAGCCGGTGGCGGAGGTTCCGATCGAGTCGCTGATCTTGTCGATCCAGAACCACGACTTTGTCGGCAACCATCCCGATGGCAAACGCTTGCACCAGTGGACGTCGCTGGAAGCCCACAAGGCCGCCGCGGCGCTGATGCTGGTCTACCCAGCGATTCCGATGCTGTTCATGGGCGAGGAATCCGCCGCCGACCAGCCGTTCTTCTTCTTTACCGATTTTGGCGATGAACCGCTGCGGCAAGCCGTCGAACAGGGACGGCAACGCGAATATCCCCAGCACGATTGGACGAACGCCGCGTCGCCGCTGTCCCTGGCGGCGTTTCAACGTTCGAAATTGGAAAGCGAATCCGCTGCCGCGATGGACATGCGAGCTTGGTATCGGCAGTTGATCACCCTGCGACTCGACTGGCAGCAGCGGGGGATGATGGCCGCCGAAAACATGACGGCGTCTTGGAGCGAAACGGATTCGCTGGCCACGGTCACCTACCGGAATCAGGACCAATCGCTGTTCGCGTTGATTCGACTGCACGCGCCCGACGAAACGCCGCCGGCGATCGCGGTGGACATCGATGGCGAGGTGTTGCTGAGCAACGCATGCACGCCGCAACCGGAAAACCTAAATCGCTGGAGCATCGAAAGGTATTCGGTATTAATCGGTCGTGGAAGTACGTCAGCCTTTCCAGGCTGA
- a CDS encoding carbon storage regulator codes for MLVLSRKPQETIQFPDLSISVHVLRCSGHQAQIGIDAPRAIRVLRGELQPEELRPLPVETQTGSLLAQLQRLESQVSALTELSAASDRPLATAVAEEAQESLYRLRRQILLSGKRLDPTPTPLPASVHQATVGYQVDALLPSA; via the coding sequence ATGCTGGTACTTTCGCGAAAACCACAAGAAACCATTCAGTTCCCGGACCTTTCGATTTCGGTTCACGTGCTTCGCTGCAGTGGACACCAGGCTCAAATCGGCATCGATGCTCCTCGTGCGATCCGCGTCCTGCGGGGTGAGTTGCAACCGGAGGAACTGCGTCCCCTGCCGGTGGAGACGCAAACCGGCTCGCTGCTGGCTCAGCTGCAACGCCTGGAATCGCAAGTATCCGCGTTGACCGAGCTGTCCGCGGCCAGCGACCGCCCGTTGGCTACTGCCGTGGCCGAGGAGGCCCAGGAATCGCTGTACCGGCTCCGTCGCCAGATCCTGTTAAGCGGCAAACGGCTGGACCCGACTCCCACTCCGTTGCCGGCCAGTGTCCACCAAGCCACGGTTGGCTACCAAGTGGATGCGCTGCTGCCCAGCGCCTAG
- a CDS encoding TlpA disulfide reductase family protein has translation MTYTKPTLLSLALFCLPAMTALAQDPAAAPPADAAAEQAAEQPSDLALQVQQLIADDQLDEAVAVLDEAEAEQLQGSALAKLRQQIAVKYAAERKFTQATEQMQKGFDAQLKQTQSVQDALQLASQAQLLNRFAERSNAEAGREAIKQALQRCQQLAAENASDELVLPITQLLSNHAVDLARAGQADEARALVAAEAERIAESFDADQPSEAAAYAHISLLTLLASRSPLGPADEAYAAQLETALETAMEAFPESRRLRMQYVNSQGMRIASSYRDAPDAAAQRIAKVLDRMGKYSDDDPNLSGMLARIKSYESRIAAAKKQVEMIGKPAPPLQIDAWANVENDGEGLADSLKGKVVLYDFWAVWCGPCIATFPHLREWRAEFAEQGFEVVGITRYYGYEWDEEAGRAKRGEDVEPETERQAIAQFLQSKDMQHPTIFTPKDSTLQKEYGVTGIPHAVLVDREGKVQMIKVGSGSANAEALHEKIQELLAE, from the coding sequence ATGACTTACACAAAGCCGACTCTGTTGTCCCTGGCACTGTTCTGCCTGCCCGCGATGACCGCCCTCGCCCAAGACCCCGCCGCCGCCCCGCCCGCCGACGCGGCGGCGGAACAGGCAGCTGAGCAACCGTCGGACTTGGCCCTACAGGTGCAACAGCTGATCGCCGACGACCAGCTGGATGAAGCGGTGGCGGTGTTGGACGAAGCCGAAGCGGAACAACTGCAAGGCTCCGCGTTGGCAAAACTGCGGCAGCAGATCGCGGTGAAGTACGCCGCCGAACGGAAATTCACTCAAGCCACCGAACAGATGCAGAAAGGGTTCGACGCGCAATTAAAACAGACGCAATCGGTCCAAGACGCCCTGCAACTGGCCAGCCAAGCCCAATTGCTGAACCGCTTTGCCGAACGCAGCAATGCCGAAGCCGGCCGGGAAGCCATCAAACAGGCCCTGCAGCGCTGCCAACAACTGGCCGCCGAAAACGCGTCGGACGAACTGGTGCTGCCGATCACTCAACTGCTCAGCAACCACGCCGTCGATCTGGCTCGGGCCGGTCAAGCCGACGAGGCGCGGGCCTTGGTCGCTGCCGAAGCGGAACGGATTGCCGAATCCTTTGATGCGGACCAGCCCAGCGAAGCGGCCGCTTATGCGCACATCAGCTTGCTGACCCTGCTGGCCTCGCGCAGCCCCCTCGGACCAGCCGATGAAGCCTACGCGGCGCAATTGGAAACGGCTTTGGAAACCGCCATGGAAGCGTTCCCGGAATCCCGCCGCTTGCGGATGCAATACGTCAACAGTCAAGGCATGCGAATCGCCTCCAGCTATCGCGACGCCCCGGACGCGGCTGCCCAGCGGATTGCAAAAGTACTGGACCGGATGGGAAAGTACAGCGACGACGATCCTAATCTGTCCGGCATGCTGGCGAGGATTAAGTCTTATGAAAGCCGTATCGCCGCGGCGAAGAAACAGGTAGAGATGATCGGCAAGCCGGCGCCGCCGCTGCAAATCGACGCCTGGGCGAATGTCGAAAACGACGGCGAAGGCCTCGCCGATTCGCTCAAAGGCAAAGTCGTGTTGTACGATTTTTGGGCTGTCTGGTGCGGCCCCTGCATCGCTACCTTCCCGCACCTCCGCGAATGGCGAGCCGAGTTTGCTGAGCAAGGATTCGAAGTCGTGGGCATCACCCGCTACTACGGCTACGAGTGGGACGAAGAAGCCGGCCGTGCGAAGCGTGGTGAGGATGTCGAGCCCGAAACCGAGCGTCAAGCGATCGCCCAATTCCTGCAGTCCAAAGACATGCAGCACCCCACGATCTTTACGCCCAAAGACAGCACGCTGCAAAAAGAATACGGCGTCACCGGCATCCCCCACGCTGTACTGGTCGATCGTGAAGGCAAGGTGCAAATGATCAAGGTCGGCAGCGGCTCGGCGAACGCCGAAGCGCTCCACGAAAAGATCCAAGAGCTGCTCGCCGAATAA
- a CDS encoding c-type heme family protein: MKTLRVTAASLAVALLWMVSPSAAEQPSDAALERTRETVKMLDNIFKQTIVLVTDKYVEDEDDFAAGSAAVLLFKNVSESGPNKVRLIDATGDPYESENVAKDDFEKAGLKQLKAGKASYEQVVTTDGEARLRVLTAVPVVHKKCIMCHDHYADVPAGQPIGALSYIVPIK, translated from the coding sequence ATGAAGACCCTACGCGTTACGGCGGCCAGCCTTGCCGTCGCCCTGTTATGGATGGTTTCGCCCTCCGCCGCGGAACAGCCCAGCGACGCCGCCCTCGAGCGGACTCGTGAAACCGTCAAAATGTTGGATAACATTTTCAAGCAGACGATCGTTCTGGTGACGGACAAGTACGTCGAAGATGAAGACGATTTCGCGGCCGGCAGTGCTGCGGTGTTATTGTTCAAAAACGTCTCGGAATCAGGCCCGAACAAAGTCCGTTTGATCGATGCCACGGGCGACCCGTATGAATCCGAGAATGTCGCCAAGGATGATTTTGAGAAAGCAGGCTTGAAGCAATTGAAAGCCGGCAAAGCCAGCTACGAACAGGTCGTCACGACCGACGGCGAAGCTCGCCTGCGCGTACTGACCGCCGTGCCAGTGGTGCACAAGAAGTGCATTATGTGCCACGACCACTACGCCGACGTTCCCGCAGGCCAGCCGATCGGAGCACTCAGCTATATCGTGCCGATTAAGTAG